The following are encoded together in the Bubalus kerabau isolate K-KA32 ecotype Philippines breed swamp buffalo chromosome 3, PCC_UOA_SB_1v2, whole genome shotgun sequence genome:
- the DDAH2 gene encoding putative hydrolase DDAH2: protein MGTPGEGLGRCSHALIRGVPESLASGEGAAAGLPALDLAKAQREHGVLGGKLRQRLGLQLVELPPEESLPLGPLLGDTAVIQGDTALITRPWSPARRPEVDGVRKALQDLGLRIVEMGDENATLDGTDVLFTGREFFVGLSKWTNHRGAEIVADTFRDFAVSTVPVTSTSHLRGLCGMGGPRTVVAGSSEAAQKAVRAMAVLTDHPYASLTLPDDAAADCLFLRPGQPGLPPFLLHRGGGDLPNSQEALQKLSDVTLVPVSCSELEKAGAGLSSLCLVLSTRPHN from the exons ATGGGGACgccaggggaggggctgggccgCTGCTCCCATGCCCTGATCCGGGGGGTCCCGGAGAGCCTGGCGTCGGGGGAGGGTGCAGCAGCTGGCCTCCCAGCTCTGGACCTAGCCAAAGCTCAGAGGGAACATGGGGTGCTGGGGGGTAAGCTGAGGCAGCGATTGGGGCTGCAACTAGTAGAACTGCCTCCTGAAGAGTCGCTGCCGCTGGGACCGCTGCTCGGTGACACCGCCGTGATCCAAGGGGATACGGCTCTAATCACGCGGCCCTGGAGCCCCGCCCGCAGGCCGGAG GTCGATGGAGTGCGCAAAGCCCTCCAGGACCTGGGGCTCCGAATTGTGGAGATGGGGGACGAGAACGCAACGCTGGATGGCACTGATGTTCTCTTCACCG GCCGGGAGTTTTTCGTAGGCCTCTCCAAGTGGACCAATCACCGAGGAGCTGAGATCGTGGCGGACACGTTCCGG GACTTTGCCGTCTCCACGGTGCCCGTCACAAGCACCTCCCACCTGCGTGGCCTCTGCGGTATGGGGGGACCCCGCACCGTGGTGGCGGGTTCCAGCGAGGCTGCCCAAAAAGCTGTCAGG GCAATGGCAGTGTTGACTGATCACCCCTATGCCTCCCTGACCCTCCCGGATGACGCAGCAGCTGACTGTCTCTTTCTGCGTCCTGGGCAGCCCGGcctgccccctttcctcctgcaccGGGGAGGCGGGGACCTGCCCAACAGCCAAGAG GCACTGCAGAAGCTCTCTGACGTCACCCTCGTACCTGTGTCCTGTTCAGAACTGGAGAAGGCCGGCGCTGGGCTCAGTTCCCTCTGCCTGGTGCTCAGCACACGCCCCCACAACTGA